In the Bacillus sp. FJAT-42376 genome, ATAAGGAATTCTCGACCGGACTGAATCTGACGGAAGAAAGCAGCGGGATTAAAGTAACCATTCAGGATGCGGTCTACGACGGGAAAACCGTCTCGATGACTTATGTCATTGAGAGTGATAAAAAGCTTGCTGAAAATCTTCTGATTGGTGGTTCTCCTGAAATAAAGGGCTCTCAAGCTAGTGCAGGCAGTTCGCAGATCACCAAGGTAGATGATCATCACTATGTGGGTCTATTCAAGTCTACCAATCTAAATCAAATGGATGCGGATCAGGTAAACATGGAATGGAAGATAAACTCGCTTTCCCTTCCTGATAGTCATACCAAGATAAAAGGTGATTGGAATTTTGCCTTTTCGTTAAATGCGGCGGAACAAAAGGAAGAGGTTTTCAATCTTAGTGCCAAGAAAGGCGGCGTTCAGGTCAGCATAACGAAAATCTCCCAAACCCCTATGTCCTTCAGCATCTTATATATTCAAAAAGCGGATGAAAAAATTCGGGATCAATGGGATGATATGATGGTTGAATTGGACGTAAAAGACAACTTAGGAAACAGCTATTCCGGGGAAGGGAATGGGGGATCCGGAAAGGATGCCTATTCGATTAGCTCGAGCAGCACCTTTGAAAAGCTTGATCCTAAAGCAACGGAGCTGATTGTCACCCCGCATGTGCAGCTCAGAAAGCACACTCCTGAAAATCATGGGGAAGCGGTCATTACTGAAGATGGGGAAAAGAGAGAAATTCCAGTTAAACAAAAGCCAGGGAAGGTCAA is a window encoding:
- a CDS encoding DUF4179 domain-containing protein, with product MKDIYELLNGMDFDESEFEPMEVSEVENEKVKRALKKSIKQKNRSSWKKGAAAAAIFACLSAGMVGMTFPAYASSIPVVGDLFKFLDTGKTGMYDHYKEFSTGLNLTEESSGIKVTIQDAVYDGKTVSMTYVIESDKKLAENLLIGGSPEIKGSQASAGSSQITKVDDHHYVGLFKSTNLNQMDADQVNMEWKINSLSLPDSHTKIKGDWNFAFSLNAAEQKEEVFNLSAKKGGVQVSITKISQTPMSFSILYIQKADEKIRDQWDDMMVELDVKDNLGNSYSGEGNGGSGKDAYSISSSSTFEKLDPKATELIVTPHVQLRKHTPENHGEAVITEDGEKREIPVKQKPGKVKEEIVLDAMVIPLRD